A region of the Magnetococcales bacterium genome:
TCTATGGCCGCCCCAATGGGGAGGTGCATCGCCTGATGACCAAGCTTTCGTTCCAATATTTGGGCGATCCCTTCCAGCCCTTCATCTATGGCCAGGCCAACCTGCCTTTGCAGGAGTCGATCACCCGGGGCATTCCCCTGATCATGTATGGTGAAAACGGCGAGGTGGAGTATGGCGGCGACATGAAAAATGCCTTCCGCCCCACCCGGGAGATCAGCGATCACGACAAGCACTATTTTTCCGGCATTCCCCCGGAAGCGTGGCAAAAGCACGGCATCAGCGCCAAGGATCTCCACTACTATCTGGCTCCCCCGATAGAGAAGATCAAGGCCAATCAGACCGAGATTCACTTTCTCGGCTACTATAAAAACTGGGATCCCCAGGAAAACTTTTACTACTGCACCGAAAACACCAACTTTACCCCCAATCCGGAACGTACCGAGGGGACCTATTCCAAATATGCCAGCCTGGACGACAAGCTGGATGGTTTCCACTACTATCTCGCCTTCATCAAGTTCGGCATTGGTCGTGCTGTCTCTGACACCGCTCACGAAATCCGTGACGGCAAGATCACCCGGGAAGAGGGGGTGGCCCTGGTGCGTAAATATGACGGAGAGTTCCCGGCCCGCTATTTTGAGACCTTCCTGGATTACTGCAACATCAGTGAGGAGGAGTTCCGGGCGGTGATCGATAGCTGGCGTTCGGACCATCTCTGGCAAAAACGGGGAGATAACTGGCGCCTACGCCATGCGGTGTGGCACGCCTCCGAGACCAGTCAGCGGTTTCAGGGGGTGGCGGCTTGATGGTTTGTGGTTGAGGCTGCTTGTTACACAGAAAGAATTCCAAAGAGCCCGTAGCGTTTTCAGCGTTGCGGGCTCTTTGTGTTTTACGGTGAGTGGGTCTGTTATTCAGGGAATGAATCGATTGGCGTCATGGATGAGTGGCTAGGAGTTGGATTTGGTGTGGCTTTTTCCCCATTGGGCGAGGAGTTCACCCAAAGCGGCCTGGCGATCCTGACCTTCCTTCAGGCTGTGCTGGAATTGATCCAACTTTGATTTCATTTCGTCCAGGGCCTGCTGATTTTTTCCTTGCAGGGTTTGGAGCTGCTCGGTATTGCGCTGATCCAAAAATCGCAGCTGACCCATGAGATCCCCCTGGATGCGTTTGGTTTCCCGGGTGATGCGCTTGATGATTTTTTTCTTGAGCTTCTTTTTTTTCATGGGGTCTCGATCCCTTTGGAAACCTGGGGATCCCGGCTTGGTTTGAGGGGTCTATGGGGGGGTGGACGCAGTAGAAAGGTGGGTGGTCCTCTGGTTTTCATGAGGTAGTCGATATTGATATGGCGCACCCCTGGCAGTAACTCTTTTTTTTCCACGGCGCGTTCCACCCAGGTAAGGGGGGCGTGGCCAGTGAGAATGAGATTATTTTCATCCAGCTGCATCCGAACGGTATCGGGGGGGCTCAAGAGTCCTGTGATGCGTTTGAGTTGAATGGCTTCATCCAGAGAGAGATATTCCCGCCACTGCCAATGGATCCTTTCGGGGGGTTGGGTGAGGCCTGCCAGAACCATCCGGGGAGGGCGGGCGAGGGGATCCCGCAATCCACTGACTTGGTAGCCGGTGGGGCTTTTGTGCCAATCGAGAATGGCATAGCCGGGCTCGGTGGAGATGCGATCCAGATTGGTCTGCCACAGGGCTTGGGCGCGCTTTTGTGTGAGATGCTGTTGATAGGAAAACCATCCGCCAATGGCTCCGACGATCAATATCAACAGGATAGCGAGCCAAGGCATTTTTCGCTTTTGGTTTTCCCTGCGATCCTTGCGTTTCAGACACCCTGCCAAGATCGACTGCACCGGGGTCAGGTGGGTGATGTTGCCGTCAAAGGTTTGCAGCGCCTGCCCATAGAGTATGTGAATCGACTTCATGGCGTCGGCCATGAGGGTGGTGAGGTCTTTGGGATAGCGCCCCCTTACTGCGAGGGCGAGGACGGCATGGGGGCCGCTTTGGATCAAGAGTGTCAGATCCCCCATTTTCATCGTTTTGAGCTGATCTCCCTCGGCCAGCTGAAAGGAGTCCCGGACAATCCCCTGAATGGTTGAGAGCATGCCGGAGAGCCCGTCCGGACCCTGGGTGACGGCGCTTTCTGATGCCACATGTCCCACCAGGAGGCTGGTTTCCTTGTGGATCAGGAAAACCTGCTCGACCTGATAGATCAGATTTTGGCGCAATAT
Encoded here:
- a CDS encoding N-acetyl sugar amidotransferase, translated to MEKRDIISQYNLPREVRFCKKCTISNQRPRITFDEHGVCSACNFAAFKQSLDWKKREEELARLCDRHRRSDGSHDVIVPVSGGKDGGFVAHQLKFKYGMNPLTVTWAPHLTTEIGRLNLEAFIDSGFDNIYGRPNGEVHRLMTKLSFQYLGDPFQPFIYGQANLPLQESITRGIPLIMYGENGEVEYGGDMKNAFRPTREISDHDKHYFSGIPPEAWQKHGISAKDLHYYLAPPIEKIKANQTEIHFLGYYKNWDPQENFYYCTENTNFTPNPERTEGTYSKYASLDDKLDGFHYYLAFIKFGIGRAVSDTAHEIRDGKITREEGVALVRKYDGEFPARYFETFLDYCNISEEEFRAVIDSWRSDHLWQKRGDNWRLRHAVWHASETSQRFQGVAA